A genomic segment from Aquila chrysaetos chrysaetos chromosome 11, bAquChr1.4, whole genome shotgun sequence encodes:
- the INSYN2A gene encoding inhibitory synaptic factor 2A isoform X5 encodes MVSKEPGKCLLTTSESEVEPAASLALEMKYALDPNRQIKKRNKALQVRFKDICEAQNEQRDKQLSTTQDPDKREAKPVSYKTAYRKYMTVPARRSIPNVTKSTGVQTSPDLKKCYQTFPLDRKKGNILKSASTVDTFKGQNNGFLIDVKDKDGGSSGEAVQWSKKAGSLQTAEFVSHVNERANTGSHDNGAEAWKSSDLHSSPEEPPPPPPPPLPNSADPAADRPPGRGRQAAGRPGGEEAAQPLHGRVFKTEVATVYLPAAGSNASQPDLPNLAAETDWSPCPTAEEDKKRTVHLNGVQPQAGDARSCSSRAQCQATECNEQTLQINVSPMEENQPCQTAVAVSEECQQIVPHTEVVDLKAQLQMMENLISSSQETIKVLLGVIQELEKGEAHREGK; translated from the coding sequence ATGGTGAGTAAGGAGCCCGGCAAATGCTTACTCACCACCTCGGAAAGCGAAGTTGAGCCAGCGGCTTCACTCGCGTTGGAGATGAAATACGCACTGGATCCCAACCGGCAGATTAAGAAACGAAACAAAGCCCTCCAGGTGAGATTTAAAGATATCTGCGAGGCCCAGAACGAGCAGAGGGACAAACAGCTGTCCACCACCCAGGATCCCGACAAGAGAGAAGCCAAGCCCGTTTCCTACAAAACGGCTTATCGCAAGTACATGACAGTGCCTGCCCGGAGGTCAATACCCAACGTCACCAAGAGCACAGGAGTTCAGACTTCACCCGATCTTAAAAAGTGTTACCAGACCTTTCCTCTGGACCGGAAAAAAGGGAATATTCTTAAAAGCGCCTCGACCGTCGACACCTTCAAGGGTCAGAACAACGGGTTTCTAATAGACGTCAAGGACAAAGACGGCGGGAGCTCAGGGGAGGCCGTTCAGTGGAGCAAGAAGGCCGGCAGCCTGCAGACGGCAGAGTTCGTTTCCCACGTCAACGAGCGCGCCAACACGGGATCTCACGACAACGGGGCCGAGGCCTGGAAAAGCAGCGATTTGCACAGCTCTCCCGAAgagccgccgcctcctcctcctcctcctctcccaaacTCGGCCGACCCCGCTGCCGACCGGCCGCCCGGCCGAGGGAGgcaggcggcggggcggccggggggcgAGGAGGCCGCCCAGCCCCTCCACGGGAGGGTCTTCAAGACTGAAGTGGCCACCGTTTATTTACCGGCGGCCGGTTCAAACGCCTCGCAGCCCGACCTGCCAAACCTCGCGGCCGAGACCGACTGGTCGCCGTGCCCGACAGCCGAGGAGGACAAAAAGAGGACCGTGCACCTCAACGGGGTTCAGCCCCAGGCGGGAGATGCTCGATCCTGCTCGTCGCGGGCGCAGTGCCAAGCCACCGAATGTAACGAACAGACCCTTCAGATAAACGTTTCGCCTATGGAGGAGAACCAGCCTTGCCAGACGGCCGTCGCGGTGAGCGAGGAATGCCAACAAATCGTGCCTCACACGGAAGTTGTGGACTTGAAAGCGCAGCTTCAGATGATGGAAAATTTGATCAGCTCTAGTCAGGAAACCATAAAAGTGTTGTTGGGTGTTATACAGGAGCTAGAGAAAGGAGAAGCTCACAGAGAAGG
- the INSYN2A gene encoding inhibitory synaptic factor 2A isoform X4: MVSKEPGKCLLTTSESEVEPAASLALEMKYALDPNRQIKKRNKALQVRFKDICEAQNEQRDKQLSTTQDPDKREAKPVSYKTAYRKYMTVPARRSIPNVTKSTGVQTSPDLKKCYQTFPLDRKKGNILKSASTVDTFKGQNNGFLIDVKDKDGGSSGEAVQWSKKAGSLQTAEFVSHVNERANTGSHDNGAEAWKSSDLHSSPEEPPPPPPPPLPNSADPAADRPPGRGRQAAGRPGGEEAAQPLHGRVFKTEVATVYLPAAGSNASQPDLPNLAAETDWSPCPTAEEDKKRTVHLNGVQPQAGDARSCSSRAQCQATECNEQTLQINVSPMEENQPCQTAVAVSEECQQIVPHTEVVDLKAQLQMMENLISSSQETIKVLLGVIQELEKGEAHREGTPRR; this comes from the exons ATGGTGAGTAAGGAGCCCGGCAAATGCTTACTCACCACCTCGGAAAGCGAAGTTGAGCCAGCGGCTTCACTCGCGTTGGAGATGAAATACGCACTGGATCCCAACCGGCAGATTAAGAAACGAAACAAAGCCCTCCAGGTGAGATTTAAAGATATCTGCGAGGCCCAGAACGAGCAGAGGGACAAACAGCTGTCCACCACCCAGGATCCCGACAAGAGAGAAGCCAAGCCCGTTTCCTACAAAACGGCTTATCGCAAGTACATGACAGTGCCTGCCCGGAGGTCAATACCCAACGTCACCAAGAGCACAGGAGTTCAGACTTCACCCGATCTTAAAAAGTGTTACCAGACCTTTCCTCTGGACCGGAAAAAAGGGAATATTCTTAAAAGCGCCTCGACCGTCGACACCTTCAAGGGTCAGAACAACGGGTTTCTAATAGACGTCAAGGACAAAGACGGCGGGAGCTCAGGGGAGGCCGTTCAGTGGAGCAAGAAGGCCGGCAGCCTGCAGACGGCAGAGTTCGTTTCCCACGTCAACGAGCGCGCCAACACGGGATCTCACGACAACGGGGCCGAGGCCTGGAAAAGCAGCGATTTGCACAGCTCTCCCGAAgagccgccgcctcctcctcctcctcctctcccaaacTCGGCCGACCCCGCTGCCGACCGGCCGCCCGGCCGAGGGAGgcaggcggcggggcggccggggggcgAGGAGGCCGCCCAGCCCCTCCACGGGAGGGTCTTCAAGACTGAAGTGGCCACCGTTTATTTACCGGCGGCCGGTTCAAACGCCTCGCAGCCCGACCTGCCAAACCTCGCGGCCGAGACCGACTGGTCGCCGTGCCCGACAGCCGAGGAGGACAAAAAGAGGACCGTGCACCTCAACGGGGTTCAGCCCCAGGCGGGAGATGCTCGATCCTGCTCGTCGCGGGCGCAGTGCCAAGCCACCGAATGTAACGAACAGACCCTTCAGATAAACGTTTCGCCTATGGAGGAGAACCAGCCTTGCCAGACGGCCGTCGCGGTGAGCGAGGAATGCCAACAAATCGTGCCTCACACGGAAGTTGTGGACTTGAAAGCGCAGCTTCAGATGATGGAAAATTTGATCAGCTCTAGTCAGGAAACCATAAAAGTGTTGTTGGGTGTTATACAGGAGCTAGAGAAAGGAGAAGCTCACAGAGAAGG CACACCAAGACGTTAG
- the INSYN2A gene encoding inhibitory synaptic factor 2A isoform X6, producing the protein MVSKEPGKCLLTTSESEVEPAASLALEMKYALDPNRQIKKRNKALQVRFKDICEAQNEQRDKQLSTTQDPDKREAKPVSYKTAYRKYMTVPARRSIPNVTKSTGVQTSPDLKKCYQTFPLDRKKGNILKSASTVDTFKGQNNGFLIDVKDKDGGSSGEAVQWSKKAGSLQTAEFVSHVNERANTGSHDNGAEAWKSSDLHSSPEEPPPPPPPPLPNSADPAADRPPGRGRQAAGRPGGEEAAQPLHGRVFKTEVATVYLPAAGSNASQPDLPNLAAETDWSPCPTAEEDKKRTVHLNGVQPQAGDARSCSSRAQCQATECNEQTLQINVSPMEENQPCQTAVAVSEECQQIVPHTEVVDLKAQLQMMENLISSSQETIKVLLGVIQELEKGEAHREGS; encoded by the coding sequence ATGGTGAGTAAGGAGCCCGGCAAATGCTTACTCACCACCTCGGAAAGCGAAGTTGAGCCAGCGGCTTCACTCGCGTTGGAGATGAAATACGCACTGGATCCCAACCGGCAGATTAAGAAACGAAACAAAGCCCTCCAGGTGAGATTTAAAGATATCTGCGAGGCCCAGAACGAGCAGAGGGACAAACAGCTGTCCACCACCCAGGATCCCGACAAGAGAGAAGCCAAGCCCGTTTCCTACAAAACGGCTTATCGCAAGTACATGACAGTGCCTGCCCGGAGGTCAATACCCAACGTCACCAAGAGCACAGGAGTTCAGACTTCACCCGATCTTAAAAAGTGTTACCAGACCTTTCCTCTGGACCGGAAAAAAGGGAATATTCTTAAAAGCGCCTCGACCGTCGACACCTTCAAGGGTCAGAACAACGGGTTTCTAATAGACGTCAAGGACAAAGACGGCGGGAGCTCAGGGGAGGCCGTTCAGTGGAGCAAGAAGGCCGGCAGCCTGCAGACGGCAGAGTTCGTTTCCCACGTCAACGAGCGCGCCAACACGGGATCTCACGACAACGGGGCCGAGGCCTGGAAAAGCAGCGATTTGCACAGCTCTCCCGAAgagccgccgcctcctcctcctcctcctctcccaaacTCGGCCGACCCCGCTGCCGACCGGCCGCCCGGCCGAGGGAGgcaggcggcggggcggccggggggcgAGGAGGCCGCCCAGCCCCTCCACGGGAGGGTCTTCAAGACTGAAGTGGCCACCGTTTATTTACCGGCGGCCGGTTCAAACGCCTCGCAGCCCGACCTGCCAAACCTCGCGGCCGAGACCGACTGGTCGCCGTGCCCGACAGCCGAGGAGGACAAAAAGAGGACCGTGCACCTCAACGGGGTTCAGCCCCAGGCGGGAGATGCTCGATCCTGCTCGTCGCGGGCGCAGTGCCAAGCCACCGAATGTAACGAACAGACCCTTCAGATAAACGTTTCGCCTATGGAGGAGAACCAGCCTTGCCAGACGGCCGTCGCGGTGAGCGAGGAATGCCAACAAATCGTGCCTCACACGGAAGTTGTGGACTTGAAAGCGCAGCTTCAGATGATGGAAAATTTGATCAGCTCTAGTCAGGAAACCATAAAAGTGTTGTTGGGTGTTATACAGGAGCTAGAGAAAGGAGAAGCTCACAGAGAAGG